The Gordonia mangrovi genome includes the window CTCCGTGGTGGCGGCCGCCGAACGCCGGTCGCAGCCGGCCACCGTGACGGTCAAGGTCGACACCGGACTCAATCGCAGTGGGGTGGCCGCCGACGAATGGCCGGATTTCAGCGAGTCGCTCGCCAAGGCGCGTGCCGCAGGATCGGTGACGGTGCGGGCGATCATGTGCCACCTGGCCCGCGGTGACGAGCCGGAGCATCCACTCAACTCCGAACAGGCGCAACGCCTCGACGACGCCACGGCCGATCTGCGTCGTCTGGGTGCCGGACCCGAGGTGACGCATATCGCGAACTCGCCTGCGGCACTGACCCGGCCGGACCTCGCCCGCGACCTGGTGCGTCCCGGCATCGCCCTCTACGGCCGTACCCCGGTCCCCGAACGTGGTGACTTCGGGCTGGTCCCGGCGATGACGCTGACCGCGCAGGTGGCGCTGATCAAGAAGCTCGCTGCCGGGCAGGGCGTTTCCTATGGTCACACCTTCGTGGCCGGCGGCGACACGATGATCGCGGTGCTGCCGGCGGGCTATGCGGACGGGGTCCCGCGTCTGCTGTCCGGTCGGTTCACGGTGGCGATCAACGGCCGACTCTTCCCCGGGATCGGACGGATCTGCATGGATCAGTTGGTGATCGACCTCGGCCCGGACGGCGGTGGGGTCCGGGAGGGAGACCGGGCCGAGCTGTTCGGTACCGGACGTGCCGGTGGGCCGACCGCCCGCGACTGGGCCGACGCGATCGGCACCATCGACTACGAGATCGTCAGTGGCATCGGGTCACGCGCAGCGCGCCGCTATGTGGGTGATGTCGATGGGTAGATCCGAGCGGTTCGGATGGCTCGCCGGGGTCACCGGCGTCGGTGCGATCGGTGCGGTCGCAGCCAGTGGGGTGGCCCGCAACGCGGCGCGCCGGCGTTCGACCGGCCGGGTGGATCCGTTCGCCGGCGTGGATTTCACCACGATCTACGACGATGACGCGACAACGGTGACCGCCGACGACGGGGTGTCCCTGGCGGTGCGGACGGTGGTCACCGGCCCGGGTGGCCGTGACCCGTCGGTCGAACCCGACCTCACCGTCGTGTTCGTGCACGGCTTCAGCCTGCGCATGGCGAGTTGGCATTTCCAGCGTTACGCACTCGAGGCGTGGTGGTCACAGCGGACGGTCCGGATGGTGTTCTTCGATCATCGGGGCCACGGGCGCAGCGATCCGGCGCCGTCGGACACCTGCACCATCTCCCAGCTCGCCGACGACACCGCCGCGGTGATCCGATCGGTGGCACCGGACGGACCCCTTGTGCTGGTGGGACATTCGATGGGCGGTATGTCGCTGATGGGACTGGCGCGCCGCGACCCGGCACTGTTCGGGCCGCAGGGCCGGGTGACCGGGGTGGCGCTGGTCGCGACCGCGGCGCGCGGGATCGCCGAGGCAGGACTCGGGGAGGGCCTGCACAATCCGCTCGTCGACGCCTTCCGGTTGTCGGTGCGTCACGTCCCCGCGCTGGTCCGGGCGGGGCGGGGTATCACCCGGCAGGCGCTCGAGCCGGTGCTGGTGGCCGCGAGCTTCGGCACGGACTTCTACAGTCCCAACGCCGGACGTGCGGTGGAGAAGATGATCCAGAACACCCCGATCGAGACGCTCGTGGACTTCTTGCACACCCTGGAGGACCACGACGAGACCACGGCGTTGCCGATCCTGGCGCAGGTTCCCTCGGTGGTGGTGTGCGGCAACCAGGATCGTCTCACCCCGCTGCCACGTTCGGTGCGTATGTACTCCGAGCTGGGTGCCGATTCCCGGCTCGTCGTCGTGGACGGGGCCGGACACATGGTGCCCATGGAGCGGCCGGAGGAGGTCACCGAGGCGATCGCCGATCTGGTGGATCGTGCCCGGGTCGCGGCCGGTCAACCGCATCGCCGGTGGTGGCGGAAGTTGGTGGCGCGATGAGCGAATCGACCCGACCGGCCACCGCCGGCTCGCGGACACTCCCCGAGGTCGACGACACCGAGGCGCTCGGTCGCGAACTCGCGGCGCAATTGCAGGCCGGCGATCTGGTGATCCTGGACGGTCCGCTGGGGGCCGGCAAGACGGCGATGACCCGGGGCATCGCCGACGGGCTCGGGGTGACCGGGCGGGTGTCGTCGCCGACATTCATCATCGCCCGCGAACACCGGTCCGCATTGCCGGGGCGGCCGGGGATGATCCACGTCGACGCCTACCGGCTCGGCGGTCTGGACGAACTCGACGCCCTCGACCTCGACACCGATCTGGCGGATTCGGTGGTGGTGGTCGAATGGGGCGAGGGGGTGGCCGAACATCTGGCGGAGCGTCATCTCCGGGTGCGTCTGCGCCGCGAACCGGAGTCCGAGCTGCGCAGCGCCGCATGGGAATGGGTGGAGCTCTGATGGATGTTCTCGCGATCGACACCTCGACCGACGCGGTCGTCGCCGGCGTCGCGGCGGTGCATGCCGCCGATGGTGTCCCGGAGGTTCTCGCCGAACAGCGGGTGACCGACGGTCGGCGCCATGCCGAGGTTCTCACCAGCCTCATCGAGGAGGGCCTGCAGGCGGCCGCCGTGACGCGCGGCGACCTCGATGCGGTGGTGGTCGGTTGCGGTCCGGGCCCGTTCACGGGGCTGCGGGTCGGGATGGCCACCGCGGCGGCGTTCGGTGATGCGCTGGGTCTCCCGGTGTACGGGGTGTGTTCGCTGGATGCGATCGCGGCCCAGGAGCGTTCGGTTGCCGTTGCCGCGTCGTCGCTGTTGGTGGTCACCGACGCCCGACGACGTGAGATCTACTGGGCCACATACGACAAAGGGGCACGCACCGCGGGGCCGGCGGTGGGCGCACCCGGCGACGTGGTCGCCGACCTCACCGACGTGCCGATCGACGTGGTGGTCGGTTCGCCCGCACATACCGACCTCTTCGACCGACCGGTGGGCACCGCGTCCGTGCCGACCGTCGCCGGCCTGGTGACGGCCGCGCACGCCGATCTTCGTGACGGCGCGCCGTCGGCAGCGCTGGTGCCCCTCTACCTGCGTCGTCCGGACGCGGTGGAACCCAAGCGCCGCCGCCCCGCCGGTCCACAGCATCAGGAGGTGGCCCGGTGACGACCTCGGAACTGATCGTCGACGCCCTCGAGCACTCGGACATCCCGCGGTGCGCGGCGTTGGAGATAGTGATGTTCGCCGACGACTCCCCCTGGCCGGTCACGGCTTTCCGCGCCGAGTTGAACGCCCCGTACAACACCTACGTCGCCGCACGTGAACAACCGGGTGGACCGGTCGTGGGCTATGCGGGCATCTCCACGCTCGGATCGACCGGCGACCTCGAATGTGAGATCCACACCATCGCGGTCGCGCCGACCCATCGCGGCCGCGGATACGGTCGTGCGCTGCTCGCGGCATTGCTCGCCGTGGCCGACGACTGCGGTGCCCCGGTGTACCTGGAGGTGCGTACCGACAACGACACCGCGATCGCGCTCTACGAACGCAACGGGTTCGTCCGCTCGGGGGTTCGCCGAAACTACTACCAGCCGTCCGGCGCCGACGCGTACACCATGATCCGACCGGCGACCACGCCGCAGCAGCCGGGGGAGACGCCATGATCGTGATGGGTATCGAGAGCTCCTGCGACGAGACCGGTGTCGGCATCGTCCGGTGGGAACCGGACAACATCGGTGACGGCGGGCGCTCAACCGCGACCCTGCTGGCCGACGAGGTGGCCTCCAGTGTCGACGAACACGCACGGTTCGGCGGCGTGGTCCCCGAGATCGCGTCGCGGGCCCACCTGGAGGCGATCGTCCCGACGATGCAACGGGCCCGCGCAGCCGCCGACATCGACCGGCCGGACGCGATTGCGGTGACCATCGGCCCGGGGCTGGCCGGGGCACTGCTGGTCGGGGTGGCCGCGGCCAAGGCGTATGCGCTCGCCTGGGACGTTCCGTTGTTCGCGATGAATCATCTCGGCGGGCACGTCGCGGTGGACACCCTCGAACACGGGCCGATGCCCGAATGTGTGGCGCTGCTGGTCTCGGGTGGGCACACCCACCTGCTGCACGTCACCGACCTCGCCCGCCCCATCACCGAACTGGGCACCACGGTCGACGACGCGGCCGGTGAGGCCTTCGACAAGGTCGCCCGACTACTCGATCTGGGATTTCCCGGCGGACCCGCACTCGACCGGGCGGCCGCCGAGGGAGATGCGCAGGCCATCGCGTTTCCGCGCGGGATGACCGGACCGCGCGACGCGCGTCATGACTTCTCGTTCAGCGGGCTGAAGACCGCCGTCGCCCGCCATGTGGAGAAGTGCGAGCGGCAGGGGGTCGCGGTGTCGATCCCGGACGTCGCCGCATCGTTTCAGGAGGCGGTCGCCGACGTGTTGACGATGAAGGCGGTCCGGGCGTGCACCGATCTCGACGTCGACACCCTCGTCCTCGGCGGTGGCGCCACCGCGAACTCCCGCATCCGGTCGATGGCCCAGGAGCGCTGTGCGGCCGCCGGGATCACGCTGCGCGTGCCCCGGCCGCGCCTGTGTACCGACAACGGCGTCATGATCGCCACCCTCGGTGCACACGTGATCGGTGGTGGGGCCGAGCCCTCACCGCTGACCGTGGCCACCGACCCCGGGATGTCGGTGCAGGTCAGTCAGCTCTGAGCGATCAGATCCGACTTTCGCAGCCTCCGCCCTTGAGTGCTGGCACTCTCGTGTATAGAGTGCTAGTGGCACTGTGATGAAGCCTCGTACACCCGCGACGGCGGGGTTTCGGCCCAGGGCCATGAACGTGCAATTCGATTCATCGTTCAACAACTCAGTACGAAAGTTGAGGAACCACATCGTGGCGAGCGTGAACATCAAGCCGCTTGAGGACAAGATCCTGGTGCAGGCCGTGGAGGCAGAGACGACCACCGCGTCCGGTCTGGTCATCCCGGACACCGCCAAGGAGAAGCCGCAGGAAGGCACCGTCATCGCCGTGGGCGAGGGCCGGGTCACCGAGCAGGGTAACCGCGTCCCCGTCGACGTCAAGGAAGGCGACACCGTCATCTACAGCAAGTACGGGGGCACCGAGATCAAGTACGCCGGCGAGGAGTACCTGATCCTCTCGGCGCGCGACGTGCTGGCCGTCATCGGCAAGTAAGACCCACGAGCATTCCCCGTGAGTCTCCCGCCCCGGTGCCCTCGTCGGGCGCCGGGGCGGAGCCATTTCTCCCGCGATATCGGTAAGCGAGAAAGAAATCCATGCCCAAACAGATTGAATTCGACGATGTAGCGCGCCGCGCACTCGAACGCGGCATCAACCAACTGGCCGACACGGTCAAGGTCACCCTCGGTCCGCGCGGCCGGCACGTGGTGCTGGCCAAGGCGTTCGGCGGACCCAACGTCACCAATGACGGTGTCACCATCGCCCGTGACGTGGACCTCGAGGATCCCTTCGAGAACCTCGGTGCCCAGCTGGTGAAGTCGGTGGCCACCAAGACCAACGACGTCGCCGGTGACGGCACCACCACCGCGACGGTGCTGGCCCAGGCGATGGTGACCGCCGGGCTGCGCAACGTGGCCGCCGGTGCCAACCCGATAGCGCTCGGTGCCGGCATCGGCAAGGCCGCCGACGCGATCAGCGCCGAACTGGTCCGGCTCTCCACGCCGGTCGACGGCGAGAAGGCCATCTCCCAGGTCGCCACCGTCTCCTCGCGCGACGGCGAGGTCGGCGAGATGGTTGCCAAGGCCATGACGCGGGTCGGCGCCGACGGCGTCGTCACCGTCGAAGAGGGATCGGGTCTGTCCACCGATCTCGACGTGACCGAAGGCGTCCAGTTCGACAAGGGCTACCTGTCGCCGTACTTCGTGACCGACGCCGACAGCCAGGAGGCCGTCCTCGAAGACGCGCTCGTGCTGCTCTACCGCGACAAGATCAGCTCGCTGCCGGAGTTCCTTCCGCTGCTGGAGAAGGTCGCCGCCGACGGCAAGTCGCTGCTGATCATCGCCGAGGACGTCGAAGGCGAGCCGCTGTCGACCCTGGTCGTCAACTCGATCCGCAAGACCATCAAGGCCGTCGCCGTGAAGGCGCCGTTCTTCGGTGATCGCCGCAAGGCGTTCCTGGAGGACCTGGCTGTGGTCACCGGCGGAACCGTCATCTCCTCGGACATCGGCGTCAGCCTGTCCGACGCCGGCCTCGAACTGCTCGGTTCGGTGCGTCGCGCGGTGGTCACCAAGGACACGACGACCCTGGTCGAGGGTGCCGGCACCTCGGAGGAGATCGCGCAGCGTTCCGAGCAGCTGCGCCGCGAGATCGAGCGCAGCGACTCCGACTGGGATCGCGAGAAGCTCGCCGAGCGACTGGCCAAGCTGGCCGGCGGCGTTGCGGTGATCCGGGTGGGTGCGGCCACCGAGACCGCGCTCAAGGAGCGCAAGCATCGCGTCGAGGACGCGGTTGCGGCCGCCAAGGCAGCCGTCGAGGAGGGCATCATCGCCGGTGGCGGTACCGCCATCCTGCAGGCCGCCAAGGTGCTCGACGACCTGGCCGCAGACCTGACCGACGACGAGGCACTCGGCGTGCGGGTCGTCCGCGACGCGGCTCGGGCCCCGCTGTTCTGGATCGCGTCGAACGCCGGTGTCGACGGCTCGGTCGTCGCCACCCGGGTGGCCGACTCGGATGCGGGGATCGGTTTCAACGCCGCGACGCTCGAGTACGGCGATCTGCTCGTCGACGGCATCATCGACCCGGTCAAGGTGACCCGCTCGGCTGTCGTCAACGCCGCCTCGGTGGCTCGCATGGTGCTCACCACCGAGACCGCCATCACCGATCAGCCGGACGAGGGTGCGGCAGACGCGCACGGACACGGACACGCACACTGATGCGGTGAGACCGGCGGTGTCGCCGGGCCCTGAATGCACTGATGGGGGCATCGATCAGCAGATCGATGCCCCCATCGGCGTTGGACCAGGAAAACCGAGGAGCGTGGTCAGCTCGCGATGCGGCGGCCGACGCCCCGCTTCATCAGCATGCTGCGCTCGGACTCCGAGAGGCCGCCCCAGATGCCATAGGGTTCGGCCACCGCGAGTGCGTGTTCGCGGCACTGCGCGATCACCGGGCACTGGTGGCACATCTCCTTCGCGCGGCGCTCACGCTGAGCGCGGGCGCGCCCGCGCTCGCCGTCCGGGTGGAAGAACATCGATGAGTCCACACCGCGGCACAGGCCCTGCATTTGCCAGTCCCAGATATCGGCATTCGGACCAGGGAGGTGATTCGGCTGAGGCATGACAGCGACTCCTTGTCTGCGAGTGGCACTCGTTTGATCGGCGCAAACACACAGTAGGCAAGCAGCAGAAATGCAGTCAATCCCGCCAAATAAGGGGTCAACGATGGTGAAATTTCCAGAATTGTTAACGCTGCGTTGACTATGCGTCGGCGACTACCATACCGATGGGGTGTGTGTGATCGACCCCGGTAGAGTGCCGTCCCCGCGGGCATTGACCTGCTGTTTTTGTTGTCCTCGAAGGTGTTCGATGGCGTTGTGAACCGAGTGACGACGACGTGACAGGACAACTGTTGAGTAACACCGACGAAACTCAGCGACTATTCGGGCGTGATCTGGAAGTCGAATTAATGTTTATGACACCAGGTTAATTTCATGCAAACTAGAACAGGTTACACTCGACCGAAACGAATGTCGGATCACAAAAACAGGGTGTGAAATGGGGGAATGCGCCGACGTCCAGGCGATCCATGCGATGTGGCGTGAGGCCGTCGAGCAGGGAGGTATAGGTCACACTGCCGGCGCATTCGCGATCCTGGAAGAGGTGGCGCGCTCGGGTCGCCGATTCGGCGCGCCGGCGCTGGAGTCCTTGGCGCTGTCGACGCGGGCCTCGCTCCTGCGGCAGGCGGGCAGGCATCGTGACGCCGCGGCCATCGACGGGCGTGCCCTGCTCGTGGTGAGCCCAACCCCGCCATCGAGCACAGCGGCCCGGCGGGTGACCCACCGGGCGGCGGTGCTCGATGCCATCGTCGGTCTGGCCGCCGATCACCTGGGACAGCTGCACCTCGATGCCACGCGTCGCCTGCTGGCACGCGCACGCAGCGTCGTGGACGTCGACGACGCCGGCTGGCCGGCCGGGCGGCGTCCGCGGCTGCGCATCGAGTGGGTCAGTGCCGAGCTCGCCATGTACTCGGATGACGCTGCCGCCGCGCTCGAGCATGCCGAGCGCGGGCTGCATCTGTGTGCGATCGCCGATACACCACGTCGGCATCGGGTCAAGACGGAGCTCGTCGCGGCGGCGGCGCATGCGGCGGCGGGGCAGTCGCAGGTGGCGGCCCGGGCTGCGGCGAAAGTCACCGACGACGCCCGCGCGGGCGGACTGCTCCCCCTGGAATGGGCCGCACTGGCATTGCGGCATGGCCTCGATCCCGCCGATCACGACGTGTCCGCAGCCCTCCTTCGCGCGCGCAGGTTACTGACGGGTCACGGTGTGCCGTTCACAGACGGACGGACGGCCGGTGGGTGACTCGACACCACCTGGCAATCGCTAAGGTGACGTGGGTACACAGCGCACGGGCAACACCACCACACACATGTAACACAGGGATCCCAACTGACGATGAAACTGACGGGTGTTGAGCTGGACGAGGCCGTCCGCGCCGCAGGGCAGGGCGATCGAACAGCGCTCACGTCGGTTCTCGAAAGTGTGCAGGATCCGATCCTGCGCTACTGCCGAGGGCGGATTGGAGTCGGAGAACGTCATCTGTTCTCCGCCGACGATATCGCGCAGGAGGCGTTGATGGCAGTGATGACCGCGCTGCCCCGGTACCAGGACCAGGGCAGGCCGTTCATGGCCTTTGTGTACGGCATTGCCGCACACAAGGTGGCCGATGCCATGCGAGTGGCCGGGCGGGTCAAGTCCGATCCGGTCGAGACGCTTCCCGAGACGGTGTCGTTCGTCGGTGGTCCCGAACAGTTGGCGCTGGACTCCGACGCGAGCCGCAGAATGCGGTCGCTGCTGAACATCCTGCCGGACAAGCAACGTGAGGTCCTCGTCCTGCGGTTGGTGGTCGGGCTGTCGGCCGAGGAGACCGCGGACGCGATCGACAGCACCCCCGGCGCCGTGCGGGTCGCCCAACACCGCGCATTGGCCAAGTTGCGGACCGAGCTGAGGAAGGCGGGTGAGGTCGATGAACGACGAGCGTGAGCCTGCCGACCAACGGTGGGATGTGAACGAACCCATCGACATGACCTCGGTCCACATCGACGACCAGTTCATCGAATCGCTGGCCCAGGACCGACCCGTGCCGACGCGGGATCAGGCGGAGTACGAACTCGCCGAGCTGTTGTCGGGCTGGCGTCACGAGGTCATCGCCGAGCCGCCGCCGGAGCTGCCCACTGTCGACGAGGTCGAGTCCGCCATCGCCGCATCCGAGCGTGCCGAGCGTGGCCGTGGTGTCATCCGGCATTTGCGCATCGCATCCGGGGTGGCCGCGGTCGTCGTCATCGCCTGTGCGGGTCTCACCGTGCTGGCCGAGGGCTCCTCGCCGGGGGACCCGCTCTGGGGAGTCAAGAAGGTGGTCTTCGCCGAGGCGGCCAGCGAAACCCAGGCGGCGATGGACATCCAATCAGATCTGGAGAAGGCCGAGGCCGCGATGGCCGCCGGTGATGCCGACCAGGCGGCCGCGTTGATCACGAAGGCCGAGAAGCAGATGGGCCCGGTCCGTGACGACGACACCCGCAACCGGATGAACGAGTGGATGCAGCGACTGCGCGCCGACACCGACTCGGCCCTGTCGTCGGCATCGTCGGCCGCGGTTCCGGGCGGATCGAGCAGCGCAGGTGGATCGGCCGGTCCCAGCACGCCACCGCGAGACCTCGATCGCCAGAGTGGCAGCAGTTCGGTGACCGTCACGGTGCCGAGTTCGGGTAACCCGCCGGCCACGTCGGCACCGGACAGCCCGACCGGTCAGCCCGACACCACACAGCCCGAGCAACCGCCGACTCCGACGACCACGACACCCACGCCGACGGCCGCCCCCGAGAACCCGCCGACGTCGACGCGACCCCCGAGCACCACCACGACCACCACGACGACGACGCCATGGTTCTTCTGGTGACGGGGACAGACGTGATGAGTCGCTCGGTGGCGATCGGCGGCTGAGGCCGGTCACCGATTGACGGGGTGTAGGCCGCGCTGCCGGGTTGACGCGCCTAAGTGGACAGGGCCACCAAGTCTCAGCGGTCGTCGTCCATGTGGCCACGCGCGTCTGCGTAGCCGCGGCAATAGTCCCAGGTGACGTAGGATTCCGGGCGCGGATCGACCGCCGGTTCGTGGGGCCGGACGGTGCCGTCGATGAGTAGTTGCAGCAGGTTGGCGCGGAGCATGTCCCAGTCGTGGTAATGATCCTCGTGGCAGTCCTCGCAGACCACCACCAGGCCGCGGACACCGCGGTGCGCCAACAGCGCCTCGTAGACCGCGAGATCGGCGAGATCCTCTTCGACGGCGACCCGCTCGTTCTCGTCGAGGGGGACGCCGGGTTCCACCGAGTCCAGTGCCGACGCCGGGTCGCTGGGGTCGTCGGCGAACGGATCGGGCGGCAGTCCGGGTGGAAGATGGTCACGCACAACACCACGGTAACCGATGATCGGACCCGGGTGGAGTGAGGCGTCCACAGGTCGATCGACCCGGTTCGGTGTTTCGCACGATGGCTCGGCGCAGGGTGAGCCCGGACACGCCGGTGGTGCCGATACCATGGTGCAATGACTGCAGTGCGCACCGGTGGAGACGACCCCGGCAAGGTCGCGATGCTCGGCCTCACCTTCGACGACGTCCTGTTGCTGCCCTCGGCCTCCGACGTCATCCCGAGCAATGTGGACACCTCGTCGCGGGTGACCAAGGACATCACCCTCAAGGTCCCGCTGGTGAGTTCGGCGATGGACACGGTGACCGAGGCCCGGATGGCCATCGCGATGGCACGTGCCGGTGGCATGGGCGTGTTGCACCGCAACCTGTCGATCGAGGATCAGGCCGGTCAGGTGGAGACGGTGAAGCGCTCGGAGGCCGGCATGGTCACCGACCCGGTCACGTGCTCTCCCACGCACACGCTCGCCGACGTCGACGCGATGTGTGCGCGGTATCGGATCTCGGGCCTGCCGGTGGTCGACGACGCAGGTGAACTCGTCGGCATCATCACCAACCGCGACATGCGTTTCGAGGTCGATCAATCCCGCCCGGTGGCCGAGGTGATGACCAAGGCCCCGCTGATCACCGCGCAGGAGGGCGTCTCCGCCGAGGCGGCGCTCGGTCTGCTGCGCCGCAACAAGGTGGAGAAGTTGCCGATCGTCGACGGCAACGGCAAGCTCACCGGGCTGATCACGGTGAAGGACTTCGTCAAGACCGAGCAGCACCCGCTGGCGACGAAGGACGCCGACGGCCGTCTGCTCGTCGGTGCCGCGGTCGGAACCGGTGACCCGCAGTGGGATCGCGCGATGGCGCTGGCCGATGCGGGGGCCGACGTGATCATCGTGGACACCGCGCACGCCCACAACCGTCTCGTTCTCGACATGGTGGCCAAGCTCAAGGCCGAGGTCGGTGACCGCGTGCAGGTCGTCGGTGGCAACGTCGCGACGCGCGAGGCGGCGCTGGCCCTCGTCGAGGCCGGCGCCGACGCCGTGAAGGTCGGTGTGGGACCGGGCTCGATCTGCACCACCCGGGTCGTCGCCGGTGTCGGCGCGCCACAGATCACCGCGATCCTCGAAGCGGTGGCCGTCTGCAAGCAGCACGACGTGCCGGTCATCGCCGATGGCGGTCTGCAGTACTCGGGCGATATCGCCAAGGCGTTGGCCGCCGGAGCGTCCACCGCGATGCTCGGCTCGCTGCTGGCCGGTACGGCCGAGGCGCCGGGTGAGCTGATCCTGGTGAACGGCAAGCAGTTCAAGAGCTACCGGGGGATGGGTTCGCTCGGGGCGATGCAGGGGCGCGGCCAGGCCAAGTCCTATTCCAAGGACCGCTACTTCCAGGACGACGTGCTCGCCGAGGAGAAGCTCGTACCCGAGGGCATCGAGGGGCGGGTTCCGTTCCGCGGGCCGCTCGGGCAGGTGATCCATCAGCTCGTCGGTGGGCTGCGCGCCGCGATGGGCTACACCGGGTCGTCGAGCATCACCGA containing:
- a CDS encoding anti-sigma-D factor RsdA; translated protein: MNDEREPADQRWDVNEPIDMTSVHIDDQFIESLAQDRPVPTRDQAEYELAELLSGWRHEVIAEPPPELPTVDEVESAIAASERAERGRGVIRHLRIASGVAAVVVIACAGLTVLAEGSSPGDPLWGVKKVVFAEAASETQAAMDIQSDLEKAEAAMAAGDADQAAALITKAEKQMGPVRDDDTRNRMNEWMQRLRADTDSALSSASSAAVPGGSSSAGGSAGPSTPPRDLDRQSGSSSVTVTVPSSGNPPATSAPDSPTGQPDTTQPEQPPTPTTTTPTPTAAPENPPTSTRPPSTTTTTTTTTPWFFW
- a CDS encoding DUF5319 domain-containing protein: MRDHLPPGLPPDPFADDPSDPASALDSVEPGVPLDENERVAVEEDLADLAVYEALLAHRGVRGLVVVCEDCHEDHYHDWDMLRANLLQLLIDGTVRPHEPAVDPRPESYVTWDYCRGYADARGHMDDDR
- the guaB gene encoding IMP dehydrogenase, whose protein sequence is MTAVRTGGDDPGKVAMLGLTFDDVLLLPSASDVIPSNVDTSSRVTKDITLKVPLVSSAMDTVTEARMAIAMARAGGMGVLHRNLSIEDQAGQVETVKRSEAGMVTDPVTCSPTHTLADVDAMCARYRISGLPVVDDAGELVGIITNRDMRFEVDQSRPVAEVMTKAPLITAQEGVSAEAALGLLRRNKVEKLPIVDGNGKLTGLITVKDFVKTEQHPLATKDADGRLLVGAAVGTGDPQWDRAMALADAGADVIIVDTAHAHNRLVLDMVAKLKAEVGDRVQVVGGNVATREAALALVEAGADAVKVGVGPGSICTTRVVAGVGAPQITAILEAVAVCKQHDVPVIADGGLQYSGDIAKALAAGASTAMLGSLLAGTAEAPGELILVNGKQFKSYRGMGSLGAMQGRGQAKSYSKDRYFQDDVLAEEKLVPEGIEGRVPFRGPLGQVIHQLVGGLRAAMGYTGSSSITDLHDARFVQITAAGLKESHPHDITLTTEAPNYYSR